From Proteus vulgaris:
CTTAATTGATTATAACTCTACTTATAATATAGCTAGCCAATTCATACTACTCAGTTAGTGAATAGTACAAACCTACCTGTGATTATGAAAAGCTTATCAGAGAGAAGAAATTTACTTTTTTTCTATTATTGTTTAATACATATCGAATTAAGATAATAATGGTTATGAAGGAAATATAGATAATATTATTTATGCAAAATATAAAAAACAATTACGTTCTCATTCTAAAAATAAGTATTTACCAGATATTCTATTTTTGGTGTTTATTTTTATAACATCAAGATAATGAACTTCATTTAATAAAAATAGATTGATTTAAGTGAGGTTCAATATATTAAATTGAGTTATGTATATCAATGTTAATTGTGAATAAGATGTGTTTTTGCTACCTTTTTTTAACAATTAACATTCTGTTATCTGAAAAAAAGAGATTGCAAATGGTTAGGTAATGATACTTAATTTAATCATACGTAAAAATATAACCATACAATTATGTCGGTGTTCTATTTTAGATAGATGAATAAAGACTTAATGATGAGATTTATTAGATAATAATTCTAAAATTATTTTTTTGATTTAAGTCGTTATCTGGGTTGGTGATATTAAATGTAATTATTGACATATATCCACCGCGCATTTTGTTTACTATTTGTTTCAAATTTGTTTGTGAAATTAAATATGTGTGTGTTTTACGTGTTTTACGTGTAATTTTGCTGTTTCTTATTGAATATCAATGACCAAGAATAGTCTTAATTTCTAGTAAATAATGCCGTTTTTAATCCTAATACGAGTATTAATAAATTAATCCTTCGTTCATATACAGATTATCCTAATTCGCTTTTTAGTTTATTGCACTTTTTATTAATCGTTTTTTGATGTTATTTGATCTTTTATTCCTATATTTCATTAAAAATCATTACTATTATTTATTTAATCTTAAGTTCTTTTACAAATTGAAAATAAATATTTCAAGTTATAGTATGTGCGTAACGAAATTTGGTGGAGTAATTAAAAATATAAATTAATTATTCCATTAATAATATCTAGGTAATTAGATTAAGTTTTTTAAACATCTTAATCTAATAAAGATAAGCTCTACTATTTTAAAAAAATGACGTTAGTCAGATATTAACTTACTTTTGAGGTATACATAATGACATTTAAGAAATTAAGCATCGTTGGCGCTGCAGTTGCATTATCTTTAGCATCATTCGGTTCTATTGCTGATAATAATGGCGTAGTTAACTTCGTTGGTTCAGTTGTTGATTCTCCATGTAACATCGCTGACGAAAGTTTAAATCAAACAGTTAAATTTGGTGAAATTTCTCGTGTGTTCTTAGAGCAAGGTAATGAAAGAGAAAGAGCATTCACTATTAAATTAGAACAATGTAACTTCGACAAATTCAAAAAAGACGAAAATGGCGAGTGGTTACCTGTTAAAACTATGAAAATCCAATTTGACGGACGTTCATATGCAGATGCAACAAATACACTGTTAGCAACTGACAGAACTAAAGCTAACAACGTTGGTATCGCTATCGATACTTACAAATTTGGTGAAGCTACTGATATCTTAGCTAAAATGCGTAACAAACAAGGTACTAACGTACTTGAATTCACTGCTTTAGCTAAAGCTGTTGATGCATCTAAAGAAGTTAAAGAAGGCGAATTCTCTGCTATCGCTGACTTCCGTATTTCATACGAATAATGCACCAATATATGTATAGGGGATTTTCCCCTATACATATTTAAATAATGGTAATGAGATGATGAAATTTAATAAAAATAAGTATCTGACTATTTTAAATACGATGGGAGTACTATTTTTTGTATCATCAGTCTCTTTTGCTTTTGATGACGTGGTAAAACCCAAAGTTCTCAAAGGTAATGCATCATTAGTTGGCTCAATTATAGCATCGCCTTGCTCTATTGAAATGGAAGATCGTTACCAATATATCCAATTTGGAGATATATCGTTATCTGCTATTGATAATAAAGTAAAGAGAGAAAATTTAAGAAAGAAATTTTATATAAGATTATCGAGTTGTGTTAGTCAATATAGTGATACAGATAAGAAAGCATTAAATATTCAATTTAATGGATTAGAAGCTAATAATGATTCTATATTTTCGATGTCTGGAAGCTCTAATGGATTAGGTTTTTATATTTTAGATGAAGATGAGAATATAATTACCCCTAATAAGCCTTATTATATTGATCATCTTATATATCATACTAAAGATGCAAAAAGAGAACCTATATTAAATTATCAAATTGAACTTGCTTTTACTAATCAAATAATAGAAGCAGGAAAACACTCTGCATTTGTGTATTTTTCAATCGATTATAAATAGATAATAAATTTATTTTTTTGATCACATTATCACGGTGAATGAATATGCTAATTTCAAAAAATATGGCAAAAGTAGTTTTATTACTCACAATGTCACCGTGCTTCTATGCTTATTCTGTCGAATTTAATACAGATATTCTTGATGCTTCCGATGCTGCAAATATTGATATCAGCCAATTTAATAGTGCTGGTTATATTATGCCAGGGGATTACCATCTTACTATTTTTAGTAATGGTGAAAGGATCGGTCCTAGTCAAAAAGTCTCTGTTTATCCAATTGAAAAAACAGCATCTTCAGAAAATATATTTAATACGGTCTGTGTACCTAGTAATAATCTTGAAAAATTAGGGTTAACAGAAGAAGCAGAAAAAAAAGTTCTAACACACCATGATGGCCAATGTTTAGATCTATCCCCATTAACCGGGACAAATTTAACATTTGATTTGCCCGCACTCGCGCTTAAATTAACGGTTCCACAAACGTGGTTACAATATTCAGATCCTTCATGGGTACCTCCTTCGCGTTGGGAAGAAGGTATTGTAGGTGCATTTATTGATTACACGTTATCACTCAGCGGTGCTAAATATAATTCAGGTTCTAAATCTGTTTATGCATCTATGAATGGTACCAGTGGTTTTAATATGGGCGTTTGGCGTTTTCGTAGTGACTATAGTATGAGTTACCAAAAAGAAAACGGCGGAAATAGCAGTGATAAACATGAATCACATAATTTTGATTTCAATCGTTTCTATGCTTATCGTTCTATTAAAGCGTTGGCCGCGACATTAACTGTTGGTGAAAACTACTTTTATTCACAATTATTTGATGCTTGGCAATACACTGGTATCACCTTAGAAAGTGACGATCGCATGTTACCACCTAAGTTGGTGGGCTATGCGCCAGAAATTGTTGGTGTAGCAAAAACAAATGCGACCATTATTGTTAAAAGCCAAGATCGTATTATTTTAGAAACAACGGTTCCACCTGGACCATTTAGAATTCAGACCTTGGATAGCTCTATCCAAGGGCAGCTAGATGTCACAATTCGTGAAGATAATGGTGAAGAACGTAAGTTTACTATTTCTACTGCAACACTGCCTTACTTAACTCGCCCTGGGCAAATCCGCTATAAATTAGTGGGGGGGAAATCACGTTATGAAGATCATAGATTAACGGGTGATACTGCAATTGGTGGTGAAATTTCCTATGGTGTGAGTAATGCATGGAGCTTATATGGTGGTAGCCAATTATCTCAACACTATCAATCTGTTGCGGTTGGTGTTGGGCGTGACCTTTCTATGTTTGGTGCGCTCTCTTTTGATATCAACCAATCATTTGCCAAATTATCAGAGAGTGATAAACAAGGTCGTTCATATCGTGTGAACTACTCGAAATCATTTGATGAAGTAAAAACCAATATTACCTTTGCTGGTTATCGTTTTACGGATGAAGACTATCGTACCTTAAGTCAAGCTATGGAAGAGCGAAGAACTGGGCAGGATGCTTATTCTCCAAAAGAAAGTTACCAAATTTATTTAAATAAATATTTTGATAATTTCTCATTATCGCTTAATTATCAACATAATACTTTCTGGAATAGTCGCTCTCAAACGCAATATGGTATTTATGCAAATACGCGATTCTCTTTATCTAAAGTGAAGATCCGCGATATTAACTTAACACTTTCAGCTTTTCGCTCTCAGCGTGAAGGCGTGAATGATGATACGCTAAGTTTGTATGTATCTGTGCCTTTCGATCAAGGTGGCAACCTGACTTTCTCTGAACAATATACAAAAACAGATGGAAAAGGACGCTACAACCATAACGTGGGCTATAGTGGATATGATGAAGGTTTAAGCTACAGTATGAATGCAGGCTTAACACATGGAAAAGAAGTCGATTCAGAATCTTCATTTAGTGGTTATGTTAGTAAAGATATGAGTCTTGCAAACCTTGCAGCAAGTGCAAGTTATGTACCTAGTCAATATAAGAGTTTAAGCGGAACACTTTCAGGTGGTTTAACAGGAACATCTCATGGTTTGGTGCTTCATCAACCTGCTTATGGGGATACACGCTTACTTATTGAAACTCCGGGAATAGCGGATGTTCCGATTGAAGGTGAATCAGTAAAAACTAACGCATTTGGATTAGCTGTTATACCTAGTGTTACTAGTTTCCGTAGTTCATCAGCAGCGATTGATGTGAGTGCATTACCGGATAATTATGATGCTATTGATACGATGACAGATGTCACTTTAACAAGAGGTGCAATTGGTTATCGTCAAATGAAAGTAATTAAAGGCTATAAGCTATTTGCCACAGTTAAGATGAGTGATGGTAAACATCCACCATTTGGGGCAAGTATTCGTAATAAAGATAATGTGGAATTAGGTATTGTTGGAGACGAAGGTATAGCTTGGGTAGTTGGTGTTGCTGAAAATGAAGAACTGGGCGTCTTCTGGGGAAATGAAAAGCGTTGCACCATTAATTTACCTGAAACCATTGATCCAAAAACACAAATGCTATTAATGCCATGTAAGTGATGCTAATAAGGTTAACCGTAAATGAAAAAAGAATTTAATAAAACTGTTATTTCCACTCTTTTCATCTCATTAATGGGGATCTCTAGTGTTGCTCAAAGTGCAGTAACACTAGATAGAACGAGAGTGATTTTTCCTGGAACTGAAAAATCGATTAACATTACTATTCGTAATGATAATCCAACGCTTCCTTATTTAGCACAAACATGGATTGATGATGCTAATGAGAAAAAATTAACAACAGGACCATTAATTGCGACGCCGCCGATCCAGCGTCTAGATCCTAAATCATCAAGTATCGTACAAATTAGTACGACACCTTCTATCGCATCATTACCAAAAGATAGAGAGACTGTTTTTTACTATAACTTACGTGAAGTTCCACCTAAATCTGAAGAAGCGAACGTTTTACAAATTGCATTACAAAGTCGAGTAAAATTGTTTTATCGTCCGGCAGAAATTCTGTCCCAAGCAGACAGCATGTGGTTCCATAGTGTGACATTAACACCGTCAGCGAAAGGGTATACCGTGAATAACGTGACACCTTTTTATTTAACTGTGATTGGATTGGCTTCAACACAAAAAGCATCTGAAACAGGTGCCTTTAGCGTTGTGATGATCCCTCCTAAATCAGATCATGAATTCGCTGTACCTAAAACGAATGTTCCCTATATGACCATTATTAATGATTACGGCGGAAAACCGACGCTGCAATTTAAGTGTGAACAAGCTAAATGCACAGTAGCAAAAGAAATGTAACATAAGGAATAGAATATGAATTCCCAGAAATTTCGTTATCTAAAAAATAGCTGTTTATCTATGATAATTTTATTATCTGGGAGTTATGCCTATGCCAAAATAATTACTATTGAAACAAAACCTTTATTAAATTCTACTGAGACGATAGAAAGCGCATATAATAATAAAAGCAGTGGTTATATTTATGTCACTGCTAATCTTGTCAGTTCGCCTTGTGATTTTATTGACTACAAAATAAAAAGTTATCGTCCAAAAAATAAATTTCTAAGTTATGACGCTTTTTTAATTACAGCGAATTTATCTGAATGTGGTATGGGTAATTCTTTTTCTCCACAGACTGTTAAAAATATGACGGCACCGACACCGATTAATTTATCTTTTATTGAGTATGATCGTGTTTTATCAAAGCATAAATTTTCATTACAAAATGGTAGAAATGCATTGCAATTTGAAGCGCGAGAATTAGGTGCTCATAGCTATCTGATGGAGATATATTATGAATAAATTGATTTATCTACTATTGCCATTATGTAGCCTCTCCACTTATAGCTATGCAGGTGGTTCATTAGATATTTCTTTTATGGGAAATCTAGTTTCTACAGGATGTAAGCTCCCTGAATCGCCTTATAACTTAGAGGTTCAGCTTAATAAAATTAGTAGTAAATATCTTTATGAATATGGACGTTCTCAACCTGTCGATTTTTCTATACCCATTGTTGATTGTTATGTGAGTGATTTAAATAAAACAATTTCAATAAAATTAAATAGTAATACTCTTGTAACAGATAAAGGTATTAGCTATTTAAAAACAGAAGGTGGCTCTAATGTTTTATTAGGTCTACTGGATAACAATGATACAGTCATTAAATTTAATGAAAAAATTGATATGGCTCGTGTTTTAGTGACAGGTCAAAATGAGCAAAATTTATTGAATTTTAAGGTTTATGCACGTCCACCTGTTACAGGGGATTTAAAAGAAGGTGCATTTTCATCGACCATTACATTTAATATTGATTATCAATAGGAGGCGATAATGAAAAAAATAATACTAGCGCTAACTATTGGCTTATTATATGTACCTATTTCATCGGCTGAAATCCATATTACAGTTAATGCGACACTAATTAATCCTGCATGTACAGTGACGGATGCTAAAGGAGCCAAAGAGCTATTTATTGATTTTCAAAATGTGGATGTTAACGCAATAGTAAAAACACCACCAAAAACCTTTGATGTATTAATTAAAGATTGTAACTTAAATAAAATGATGAATTTATATCTTTCTCCTAAAGATAATGGTTATTTTTCTTATAATGGTGTTGATGTATTAGCCACAACAACAGATCAATTAGGAATTGAATTTTCTGATATTACCAGTGGTAAACGTAAAATTAATGTTCAGCGTTATGAACGTATTACACCAATTCTTAGTAGCAGTAATTCAGGGAAAATATCACTAAGCACTCAGTTAGTATCAAATCGATCTGGCACACAGCTTAAAATGGGACCTTTTACAGCTAATGTTTCGTTATTAGTTGATTATAATTAGAGGCTAGTATGAAAAATTATTTATTTTTTTTAAAAAAATATAAAACATTATATTTGAGTGCTGTTTTAGGTGCTAGTTTTTCTATTCCATTTAACAGTATTGCGGCAGATGCGGTTGTTTATACAGATACAATAACTTCTAGTGCTGATGGGTATACAATCGATTTAACTGCTAATAATGCTAAAATCTCAAAAACACCCACTATTGCGTCAAATGGTGATTTTTTCTATCAAGTGGGTAATACTTATAAAATAGAAAAAGGTGCTTCTCAAGTTCGATTTTCAGGAATGGTAAAGTGCCATGGTGATTTCTCTAAAGTGTTTCCTGGGGCAAAAACTAAAAGCTGGACTCCTTTTCATAGAATATTTACTTATTCACCACAAGCTCCATTTTTAATTAATAATCAAGCGACATTTCAATTAAGCTATAATACTTTTGCTACAATTAAACCAGAAGCACCCATATTAAATAATTGGAGTAGTGAAACTAATTCTACGGCGGTTCACTGTAGAAATGAGTTTAATAAATCTACAACTAAAAAAATTGATTCTTTTCGCTATCAATTCCCGTTTTATATAACAATTTATATTAAAAAAAGAAATATTGATGGTGTGACTGTTATTCCAAGCTCTGAATTTGCTGCCTATACTAGGGCTTGGACAAATTTATCCGACCTGTCTCTAGCTAAAGGAGTATTACCTCAATCCATGCCAATTAGCAGTACATCGGCACCAATGAGGTTACTTGGAGCTACATTGATATCACCAGCAGAATGTCGAACTGATGTAGGTTATAACTTGGTTATTAATCACGGTGTATTAAATGCTGAAAAGTATGAAAGCCGAGTTGTTAGACCAATTAATTTCTCTTGTGATCACGTTGTTCCAACCCCTGTTGAATTTGAACTATTTTATACCAAAGATGGTGATCCTCAACAACGTTTACCTTTAAAAGTCGATGGTACAAATAGAACTATCTATAGCAAAATTCAAATGATTGATGCTGAGACAGGTAATCGAGGACAAAAATTTACTTCTAGAGTTGGACAATATAAGCAGATCCAAATAGAAAGTATTTTAAAAGGAACAAATGCTAGTGGAGGTAATTATAGTGGTACAGCCGTATTAATAGCTGCTTATCCTTAATTCTTTCTTATTGATTTAAAAAACGCTATTAAATTTAATAGCGTTTTTTTTTGTTTAAAGATAGTGGGTTATTTAATTATCAAAGACTTTTTAATTAAACTCTAATACAAAATTTGTAGAGGCACTAAGTTTGCCGGGTTTTATCTCATCACCATAACGATAATATTCAGCTTTTAATGGAACACTATTGATCCCACTGGTTAAATCAGCCAGTTTTACAAACTGATTATTAATTAATACCGTATTATCATTTAAAGGGGATGAAACTACAAAGCCTATGCCTTTAGCATTATTCCTATCACCTTCATTATCGGGTTTGATAATCGTTTTTTGTCCATCATAACTGGTGGTGTTGTGTGCCATCAGTTTAATTTTAGCAGAGCTGTTACCTGTACAGTTTATTCTGAGATGATCTTCTACATACTGATTATCGCGAGGAAAACCGATGTCAGAAAATGCGGTAATAGGCATTTTAGGCAAATTCATTTCAAGATTAGTATTTTCTGCACTACAAGATGTTGGTGCACTAATAATATTTACCGATAGACGATAACTAAAACCAACCGCTGTTGTGCCACCACCTGAATTAAACCGATTAATTAATATAGAGCCAATATATTGAGTCGTAAAACGGTGTGATTTAGGATTATCTTTAGTAGAGTAAACAATTACTGTGGCGTCTCTGGTATTAAGTTTAGGTGCATTAACTGGGATTTCTTGTCCAGGTTGGCTTCTAAATGCAAGACCAGATTGGTTTTCGATTAGAACATAAGCATAATCGTCTAAGCCTACTGTAGGGCCATTGCGTACAACATAATATGCGGGCCTACCATCAATATCTCCATAATATGTTGGCATTACACCACTTGCCTCGCTATATGTTGCATAAGCATAAAACTCAGCACCATCTGGGCAATCCGCAACAGCAACATCAGAGCCATCACGTTTAAATGTAAAACGCGCCACCTCTTGATTTTTTTTGACCATTCCTTTTAGTTCAATTGTGCCACCTCTGGCATCCATTGTGCCATGTTTAATACCGCCGTTATTAACACAATCTGGTGCCGCATGGCTGTAAAATGAGAGAGAAGATAAACTAAGAATAAAAATTAGAAATAATAATTTATTCATCTTATTTTTTAAATTAGTCATTTTATTTCCTTATTTACACTCAGTATCTAAAATATATAAACCATTAACTGGCGCTTTATTATTAATGTCATAAGTTGCGTGACAGGTTTTCTGCTCACCGTGAATAGTCCATGAAACTTGAATGTTGCCTTGTGGTTTATTGGCAACAAAATAGAGTTGATGGAAGCTTGCTACTAATTGTGTATCATCATTATCAATCACGGCTTTAGCGCCCATTGGAATGGTACTTTTATCCGGTGTTTGTAATGTCAGTAGGAATTTAAATCCTTTTTTAGCATCAAAGTCAGCTAACACTAATGCGCCCTTGGTCGGAATAATATTACTAATAATATTATTTGAAATTTCAGTGTTACTCGGGATCGAATTAGTATTCACGCTAATGCTGTTTTTTTGATAAGGAGACATGCCGGAAACAACCGCTAATCCACTATTGTTTGTTTTGATGGATTGGCCATTAACCACTTCTACACCAGAGGTATCCTTGGTCAATATTAATGCGTTTGTCTGTTGTAATGAGGGCGTAAATACCGCGCCATATTGTGTTGCGACTAATGCTCCACTAATGCCGTAATTAATATTTTGTTTATCTTCTGTGTATGAATATCCTGCATTAACGACAGCATTTTGTGCTTTATAAGAGCCATTTAAACCACCACTATAATTAACACCTTTATTGCCATATCCTTGGTAAACATCCCAATTGGCTTGGTTTTTGTCACCATAGGTTCCGCTTAGACGTGCAGTTTGTAAGACTTGGTTATCATTATTAGTCGAAATACCGTAATTAGCCCAAATGTAGTTTTCATTCCATGAAAATGGAATACTAACATTCATACTTAAATCATGACTGTTTTTATTTTTATCGTTATAGCGACTGCCATCATAATAAGTGTAATAAACGCTATAGTTAACTTTATTTATAGAGCTATTAATACCTGCATTATAAGAGTGAACAGTTTTACCATCGACATACTTATAAATAACAGAGTTTAAATTAATTGAAGCACTATTAGAAAATAAAGGCTGATTAATGGAGAATGTATATTCATTTTTTAATCCATTATTGGGATTATATTTTGTGTCCTTGTGTTCCATTGCTTGGGTAAAATTAAGAAAGTTAGCATCGAAATGACGATAGCCGACTAACGAAAGCGTTGTATCTGTAACTGATATATTTTTAGAATAATTTACTCTAACGGCATTACCATGTAATGCATCATTGCCATGATTAGTGGAAGATTGGGCGTAGAGTAAATCGGTCGTGATTGCACCATAGCTACCTAAATTTACGCCTGTACCGACACCAACAGATTGATATTTTTCACCAATAAGTACACCACCATAAAGGGTAACGTAATCGGTTAAACCATAGAAAGCTT
This genomic window contains:
- a CDS encoding fimbrial protein; this translates as MTFKKLSIVGAAVALSLASFGSIADNNGVVNFVGSVVDSPCNIADESLNQTVKFGEISRVFLEQGNERERAFTIKLEQCNFDKFKKDENGEWLPVKTMKIQFDGRSYADATNTLLATDRTKANNVGIAIDTYKFGEATDILAKMRNKQGTNVLEFTALAKAVDASKEVKEGEFSAIADFRISYE
- a CDS encoding fimbrial protein, translating into MKFNKNKYLTILNTMGVLFFVSSVSFAFDDVVKPKVLKGNASLVGSIIASPCSIEMEDRYQYIQFGDISLSAIDNKVKRENLRKKFYIRLSSCVSQYSDTDKKALNIQFNGLEANNDSIFSMSGSSNGLGFYILDEDENIITPNKPYYIDHLIYHTKDAKREPILNYQIELAFTNQIIEAGKHSAFVYFSIDYK
- a CDS encoding fimbria/pilus outer membrane usher protein, with protein sequence MNMLISKNMAKVVLLLTMSPCFYAYSVEFNTDILDASDAANIDISQFNSAGYIMPGDYHLTIFSNGERIGPSQKVSVYPIEKTASSENIFNTVCVPSNNLEKLGLTEEAEKKVLTHHDGQCLDLSPLTGTNLTFDLPALALKLTVPQTWLQYSDPSWVPPSRWEEGIVGAFIDYTLSLSGAKYNSGSKSVYASMNGTSGFNMGVWRFRSDYSMSYQKENGGNSSDKHESHNFDFNRFYAYRSIKALAATLTVGENYFYSQLFDAWQYTGITLESDDRMLPPKLVGYAPEIVGVAKTNATIIVKSQDRIILETTVPPGPFRIQTLDSSIQGQLDVTIREDNGEERKFTISTATLPYLTRPGQIRYKLVGGKSRYEDHRLTGDTAIGGEISYGVSNAWSLYGGSQLSQHYQSVAVGVGRDLSMFGALSFDINQSFAKLSESDKQGRSYRVNYSKSFDEVKTNITFAGYRFTDEDYRTLSQAMEERRTGQDAYSPKESYQIYLNKYFDNFSLSLNYQHNTFWNSRSQTQYGIYANTRFSLSKVKIRDINLTLSAFRSQREGVNDDTLSLYVSVPFDQGGNLTFSEQYTKTDGKGRYNHNVGYSGYDEGLSYSMNAGLTHGKEVDSESSFSGYVSKDMSLANLAASASYVPSQYKSLSGTLSGGLTGTSHGLVLHQPAYGDTRLLIETPGIADVPIEGESVKTNAFGLAVIPSVTSFRSSSAAIDVSALPDNYDAIDTMTDVTLTRGAIGYRQMKVIKGYKLFATVKMSDGKHPPFGASIRNKDNVELGIVGDEGIAWVVGVAENEELGVFWGNEKRCTINLPETIDPKTQMLLMPCK
- a CDS encoding fimbrial biogenesis chaperone, whose translation is MKKEFNKTVISTLFISLMGISSVAQSAVTLDRTRVIFPGTEKSINITIRNDNPTLPYLAQTWIDDANEKKLTTGPLIATPPIQRLDPKSSSIVQISTTPSIASLPKDRETVFYYNLREVPPKSEEANVLQIALQSRVKLFYRPAEILSQADSMWFHSVTLTPSAKGYTVNNVTPFYLTVIGLASTQKASETGAFSVVMIPPKSDHEFAVPKTNVPYMTIINDYGGKPTLQFKCEQAKCTVAKEM
- a CDS encoding fimbrial protein, encoding MNKLIYLLLPLCSLSTYSYAGGSLDISFMGNLVSTGCKLPESPYNLEVQLNKISSKYLYEYGRSQPVDFSIPIVDCYVSDLNKTISIKLNSNTLVTDKGISYLKTEGGSNVLLGLLDNNDTVIKFNEKIDMARVLVTGQNEQNLLNFKVYARPPVTGDLKEGAFSSTITFNIDYQ
- a CDS encoding fimbrial protein; amino-acid sequence: MKKIILALTIGLLYVPISSAEIHITVNATLINPACTVTDAKGAKELFIDFQNVDVNAIVKTPPKTFDVLIKDCNLNKMMNLYLSPKDNGYFSYNGVDVLATTTDQLGIEFSDITSGKRKINVQRYERITPILSSSNSGKISLSTQLVSNRSGTQLKMGPFTANVSLLVDYN
- a CDS encoding fimbrial protein, with translation MTNLKNKMNKLLFLIFILSLSSLSFYSHAAPDCVNNGGIKHGTMDARGGTIELKGMVKKNQEVARFTFKRDGSDVAVADCPDGAEFYAYATYSEASGVMPTYYGDIDGRPAYYVVRNGPTVGLDDYAYVLIENQSGLAFRSQPGQEIPVNAPKLNTRDATVIVYSTKDNPKSHRFTTQYIGSILINRFNSGGGTTAVGFSYRLSVNIISAPTSCSAENTNLEMNLPKMPITAFSDIGFPRDNQYVEDHLRINCTGNSSAKIKLMAHNTTSYDGQKTIIKPDNEGDRNNAKGIGFVVSSPLNDNTVLINNQFVKLADLTSGINSVPLKAEYYRYGDEIKPGKLSASTNFVLEFN
- a CDS encoding fimbria/pilus outer membrane usher protein yields the protein MKKTMDNYLNKSPLNLFIVGVLFASFNTSANDYYPANLLNIEGNTQQVTNEDLNVFRENSIAPDRYTVTLFVNENRVLTRDFDFILMEDENGNKILAPRLSAEEWYNAGIDLPYDVINKNKNNDFINLNDINNASGYLDLNRKKYILTIPQLYVNEDRLKENEIKNWDSGIPALLVNYALSSFNSRTHGNTTDSYYGNIQTQVNLGPWRFNNYSTWTKNENGDKKWNTLSNVISRAITSINSELMIGDLYSSSQLFDSVKFRGIKLVTDRLMTPTQNRTYAPSVSGIANSESIVTITQNGQVIYKRSVPAGPFNITDYYPMNSGGDLHVSVTEADGSEKNFIVPFSSIANLERKGEIKYSFSTGKYDGNNSGNGAYVVQTEAFYGLTDYVTLYGGVLIGEKYQSVGVGTGVNLGSYGAITTDLLYAQSSTNHGNDALHGNAVRVNYSKNISVTDTTLSLVGYRHFDANFLNFTQAMEHKDTKYNPNNGLKNEYTFSINQPLFSNSASINLNSVIYKYVDGKTVHSYNAGINSSINKVNYSVYYTYYDGSRYNDKNKNSHDLSMNVSIPFSWNENYIWANYGISTNNDNQVLQTARLSGTYGDKNQANWDVYQGYGNKGVNYSGGLNGSYKAQNAVVNAGYSYTEDKQNINYGISGALVATQYGAVFTPSLQQTNALILTKDTSGVEVVNGQSIKTNNSGLAVVSGMSPYQKNSISVNTNSIPSNTEISNNIISNIIPTKGALVLADFDAKKGFKFLLTLQTPDKSTIPMGAKAVIDNDDTQLVASFHQLYFVANKPQGNIQVSWTIHGEQKTCHATYDINNKAPVNGLYILDTECK